Sequence from the Toxotes jaculatrix isolate fToxJac2 chromosome 24, fToxJac2.pri, whole genome shotgun sequence genome:
TCTCTTCTCCACCTTCAGCTCGTCTTCGGTCTTCTCTGCGTTCTCCGACGCCAGCTTGTAGCGGGTCACCTGACCTTCCAGACGGATTATCTGTCAGTGAAGAGTCAGAGTCGTTAGAAGAGTCACACTTTATTTACTACAGACGTTTTTAGTCCTCGTGGCTGAGGAGGACTGTTTATCTGCCCTCATGAAAGActggtggtggttgttgatgttgttgacaTGGAAACACGCGTCAGTCTGGTCTGTCTGAGTGCACAGGACTCACGTTTTGCTCCAGAGCCGTGACTTCCTGTTCAGACTTCACCAGTTTGAACTTCAGATCGCTGATGTGTCTGTTGGCGTCTCCTGAGGACAAAGAGACGGACAGATGACAACATGCAGAGatttttaaatcacacaaaGAATGACGTTTAAAAAGAAGCTGAGGACCAAGAGGACAAAGACAAGTGAAAGGGTGAAGACAACAACACAGAAGACGGTGAAACCAAGAGAAGatcagagaaaagacaaaaagacaaaggttcaaatgaagacaaagaaaacaaagataaagacaaagaggtcaaaaaattagcataaaagacaaagacagtgaTAATAAGAACAGGTGAAAAGAAAGGTGGGGATGGTGAAGGTCAGGAGGACGATGAAAAAGACCAAATTGGgacagagatggaaaagaaTGAGTGAAGGACGCAGACCAAAGAAGACAAAGATGACAGTGAAGTTAAACAAAACTCAAGATGAGACATCagaaaaggacaaagaagagGACTCACTTTGCAGGTCCAAGAGATGAGAGTCCATCCCGTTCTCCAGACCATCCTCCTCTGGATTCTGGACTCCGTCTGTCCCGTTCTTCTGTCTCTGATCCAGCTGAGACTGGAGCAGCctgacctgtacacacacagacagacagacagacagacagacagacgcatGGACGTCACAGATCACAGACAAATAAAGGTGTTGACATGGCTGTGTATGTTTGTCTCATGTCACCTGATCCTGtaaactctctctgtcttcaaacACCTTCTTCAGACGCAGCTCTGAAACATAGAAAACAGCTTCACGTCATCCAGCTGTGACGGCAACACGTCCCGCACATCTGCATGTGTTCACAAAGACCAGCTTTTACACAGGGAATGAACACATTAATCTTTTATTCCACAGAAACATGAGCTCAGGCCCTGTGAGGATTAAAGTGTTCATCAGCATTGTTTCCCTCCATCAGCACAGATGACATCATTAACATCACACTTTCATTCTATAACACATGAAATCATCAGTGAAGGTTTATGGATCCACAGGAAGTAAATTCTACATGAAAAGGATTCATACGTCATGTCaacatgaacataaacacataaacataatataaataaatatataacgTGGTTCGACCAGCGTCGTCTCATTTGTTTGCTCTGGGTTAGGAGACGTCTTAGTGTTTTGAAGCGCGTCATCGATACGACGGTTAAAGTTCGTGGACACCAAACATCGGATTTCAGATTCTTGTAAATCTATGAAAGTCCGTCGTGAGTTCGTCTCTCCTCTCGTCCAAACCGAATCCTTTCAGTCTCTTCGCAGGAACAACTTATACATCTTCCACGACGACCTCTGTCCCTGCGGGACATCGCTGCTGCGTCGAAGATTGCAGTGCCGCCGCCTCCTCATCAGCCTCCTCGCAGCTGTCCATGTTTTCGACCAACATCTCCTTCTCATTGTCGTCAGCTTTTGGTCCCGGCGACGCTCCAATCTGTTCACCGTCATCGATTCGCCCGTCGTGTAGGTTCATCAAAGCCAATTCTGGAACCATCATGGCCTTGATCTCATCTGCGGTGATTCCCATCAGCCTTCTGATCTTTGTACTTTGATCAGTGTGAGAGTTTGCCGATAAAGTTCGAAGTCTTTTGAGTCGTTCGTCCTTTGGATATTTGAGAGAAACGACCCAGCAGCTCTGACTTTGACGAACAGTCTCTTTTTGTTTATCTGCTTCCTGATCACCGACATCACTGATTCCTTTGACTTTCTTTGGATTCATCGATGCCTCTGTCGAACCCTGATCTGACGCAGAGTCCAACACTGCTGCCTCTGCAGGTTCAGCGAAGTATGAGTCAACAAAAACCAAATCCTCACAGCAGCTTGTTGCCTTTGGATCACTCTCACTTGGCTTTAGCTCAGAATTCACCCCAGACGTTTCTGCTGGACAGGACTTCACCTCAGAGCTACGTGTGCTAGATACGACTTCTAAGGCTTTTTCTGCAGCGTCTCGGCCGTCCCCGTCCCTGAGACCCTGAACGTCTTTAGAAACTTTGCTTCTAGAACCAGATGAGCCCACAAACATGTTGTAAGTTCGTACCTCCAAACATGGTTCTTTCAACAACCCTGAGGCAGAGCTGGTACTTGCTTCGACATATTCAGGATCCTCTGGGGTTCTACCTCCTCCTGGTAAGTCTCTCAAAGACAGTTCACCCTTTGAGGTGAATTTCACCTGGTTTGTTGATTCTTGGTGATCTGCACTACGCTGATCCAACacatttccacatttctttAGCATCTCCTTCAATTCTGAAATCCACTGACTCAGAGATCCTGGAATTTCAGGAACAATTCTCGAGATCTCAGCAAAAAAACTCTGATGTCCCACAGACTGTCCCAAGATGCTTTGAATGGTCTTCTCCAAACCGCTCCAGTCCTCCAACATCGCACCAGGGCCAAACACTGACTCTGGTGACAGCTTCGTTGCTTTGCTCTGGTCTTTACATTGAACAGCTTCTCTAACTGGTTCTTCTTCATAAATCCTGGTCTCCAGTTCCTCGGATGTACTCAACCCCTCTGCAATCACGGTCTCTGACGTCTTCAATTTGGTTTCATAGCTTCGGCCTTCAGATACAGAAGAGCAACTGAAATCACCTTTGTTCTTAGAGGCACTGCCTTCATTTCGGGTTCTTCCCAAATCCTCTGACACTGTGTGTCGATCTTTAAGACCTGGAGAAGTCTGACATATCAGTCCAGCCTCGTCATTTTCACAAATATCTTTAAGACTCTGTCCATCGCAGCCTTCATCATCAATCTCAGACAACTTGTCAACAAATTCGTGACCTTTCCAGCTTTCCACTGATGAAGAACTaatctcatttattttattttcttctgtgcagAAAGCTGGAACATCAGGCGCCTTTATCTTCTGTGAGCATCGTCCATCTGGATTCCAGAGACTTTGATGGAAGACAGACGAACGCTTCTGTTCAAATTCCCGGTCAGAGGCAGAAGTAATTTTTCCTCCGTCAGACGTGACATCTTGCTTTTGTTTCTCCTGAGTCAGACAGTTTTGTTTGCCAGACAAGGTCCTCGACACAGTCGCCTTGTTATCCAGGATCATGTCTTTCACAGGTCGAGGTGGAAAGAGTCTTGATTTGAGGACTTTTTCGGTTGAAGCTCTGTGAACAGGTGAAACCACCTCCTCACATTCTGCCTGACCTTTCAGCGGAGACGCTAACAGTCGACTTTGTCCCAGGTCTGTTTGAattttgcagcttttctcaCCAAAGGTGCGCTTCTTTCGCCTTACATCCCGCTGTGGTTCTGCTGATAGATCGACTCTAAACTCCTTTTCTCCTGAGCCTTTGTCAGGCCTGGTCCTCCATTTCAAAGCCTGATCctcttctgattggctggctgcaGATCCTGGCAGTTTGGTTTCTACCTTCCTCGCCTCGTGCCTGTGATATCTGAACAGAAGATCTCTGTCCTGCCTGGTTGTACATTTCTTGGTCGGATCTTTTTCACTCCCACAGTTCTTGGGTAGTTTCCTTGCACTTCTGTTCCTGCCTGGATGTTTTGCTGCTCCGCCTCGTGTTTCTCTGGCCGGCTCATCCGTCTCCTTCCCTTGTTTCAAAGTGTCGGCTTTGCTTTGATCCCTGGTGCAGATGAGGTTCAGAGACTGGGAGCGTTCAGaactcctccagctgctgcgcTTCGTGTCGTCCTGTGGGAGTTTGCCGCCCTCTGCTGACGGCCGCGCTCCAACTTTCCCTGAAAGATCATGAAGCAGAGTTCATCGGTTTGAGATGCACAGACGAGAAATGAAACGGTGACGATGTTGGAAATGTTGGCAAACCGACTGGAGCGGAGATGAGTCAGGGTCTCGATCACAGAGGGTCAGTGCTGACAGGTTAGGACGTAGATACTGAATTTCAAAACATCCAACCTGAACGAGAAGCTCAGCTGATTGAAATCATCAAATGTTTCCATCATACAGTTGAACAGAAACTACACAGTGACATGCATTTGTTAGAGACACATTCAAATCACACACATCATGCAACTGATTTTAACCGAAGTTCACTGTGTTTACGTTCTGAGAGGGAACGTTAGGAACAGGAACGTTAGCTTAGCTCCTGATTCGCTCACAACTTCTACTTGATCAAAGTGACATTAGTGACGTTAGCGCCGATCACATGATTCTGTCTTCATATCTTAGAATCCTTGTTTAGATTCTCACATATCCAACACGTGAAAAGTAAAAAGTCCTGATCTTCATTAAAAAGTGAGAAATCTGATGTAAAAGTCTTGACAGCAAAGATCTAATCTAATAAATCCAAACCTGATTCAAGTGTCGTCGTATCAGCTGAGgtttttcacttcctgtctcataAACACACTGAGTGAATCAAACTCTGACTAAACCTAATTTCTGGGTTTGGTCTGAGCGGGCTTCCGTACCAGCTTTTTCTAAAATACAGAAACTACGGTCACCGTTAGCCCTTCACAGGTTCGGCTGATTCTTACCGAGCATGCTCTCTCTTCCACCCTGGGACGCCCCCCGGGCCAATCGGGAGCCAGATTCCTCGCTGACGTCGTCCTCTGCCTCGCCCTGTCCCGTCTCCCCATTGGTCGTGATTTCAGGTGAGACGACGACACCGTGTTTCTGTTTGAGAGAAAACCATCGAATCGTTCATCACTCGATCTGAGGGTTCTAAGGTTCCACATCCTGCAGAACAAGACTGACCTATCAAAATAAGAGTTTCTCTAACAAGAAAATACCCTGATCCTGTCACATCCTTCAGCATCAGTCTGACAGAAACAgtgagtgatgatgatgatggtgatgttgGAAGAACagttgtcattttaaataaagttgtaaTCTTACCAACATTTGTAATTTTACACAAattgaaaatatatttgtaaaGAAACGAGTTAACGACAGTTTGACAGAACAGCGGAAAGCGATTTTCTCCTGAACGAGTTCAGTAATATCCAGGTAATGATGACGATGAGTGATGACATCACACAGGTGCGGGCCGTGTCGTCAGGTCTTCCTCGTCTGAATACCTTCAGTGAATCCCGCAGTCGGATCACTTCGTCTCTGAGTCGGTCTCGTTCGATGCGAACAATGTCGGagatttctctctgcctctctaaGGCCTGACCGAGGCGgcgaaggaaggaaggaggtaggtaaggaaagaagggaggaaggaaacaaGGAGTTagtgaaggaaggaaaagagaaacagtgttCAGAAATATTGGAGCAGGTGAAATCAGAGGAAGCAGGACGTGAAGCTGCAGACCAGAGCTTCAGCTGTCAAACGTTTCTCAGAGGCAGAACTTTTCTGACTGGAGTCGGTGTAACACCCTGACCCCGACTCATCCGCTCTGTATGAGGACGCGACTCATCGAGTCAGAGCTCTGTgggaaacagctgctgctcGTCTCACACAGAACTTTTCTGTTTCCGTTTCAAACCCAAACTGTTCTATCTCTGGGAAAGTTTCACCGAAGCTGCGGCGTGAAGGCGAAGCTCTGCGGCGGCGTACCGAgatcttcttctccttccactGCAGAGCTTCCTGCAGGTCACACACCTCCTGACGGAAACTGCTGCTCTTCAGCCGCAGGTCAGACACCTCCTGAGGGGGCGGGGCAGGAAGCAGGAGGACGGAGAACAGTCAGAGAGGGTTAGTGTGAACATCAGAGGCCCAACGCACCATCGTGCACCTGGAGTCCACCACATCATGTGACTAAGAGCACATGGTGTGACACCTGAGCAGGTTCCATTCACTGAGGGAGGCCACGAGATACGGTcaggggctgtgtgtgtgtgtgtgtgtgtgtgtgtgtgtgtgtgtgtgtgcgcgtgtgtgtgtgtgactgaccgtCAGCAGCTCCTCCGTCTGCCTCAGAGTTTCCTTCATCTCTTTGAACTGGAACTGTACGACACTGTGCGCCTGACGCTCGCGCTCAAACtcctgacaaacacaacacacagtttcATGAGACTGACtaactaaaaacaaactttatattcaatttatttaattcttttattctgaaagtaaTTTcggtttgacctctgaccttcgtGGTGTCGTCACAGCGACGGCGTGTCTCccacagcagctcctccatgtcgctcagctcctccctcagAGTTTCCACCTGATACATCAGAGTCAACTTCTCGTTGTGAAGCTGAGCGTTAGAAACCATCGCTTTACGGTATTTCTCCTCCGCCTCCGCCAGGGACTcctgcacgcacacagacaggtggcacacagacaggtggcacacagacaggtgacacacagacaggtgacacacagacaggtaacACAGACAGGTGGATATTTCAGAGACGTTACATGTGatgaggagttccacagggacATCACCACAGTGATCATCGCTGTGATTATTCGCTTCGCACCTTGATGTCTCTGATGGACGCCTCTGTTTCCACGGAAAATGACGTGTCACAGCTCCCTCTGCGAGATGAAGCTCCGCCCAGAGAGGCGAGCGTGGCGGCCGACAGAGTGGAGGCCGTCCTCGAACCCTGAGAGGAAGAGCAGCGCcgtcttcatcttcatcacattAATCTTCATCAAAAAATGGTTAATTCCACTCATTAAATTAACTACTTTCTGAATCTAactttaaatttacttttactggacaaaataaatgttgtaaaCAAACTAATGTTAAGATTTTACTTTACATTATTTCCAGATTTAACATTTAGTTGACAGAGTGAACAAATTTATATGAACGACTTTACAAACGTACACAGAACAAACCAAGTTCAATGTAAAACACAGTTCAACGTGTGTATGAACGAGGGAGGAAGCGATGAACACTCACTGTGATGCTTTCAGAGTTTTATCAGTCTGAAACAATAACAAAGTTCACTTACTTTATCCAGGAAGTCTCTGTCAGGTCTCtcctccacctgcacacacaaacacacatttcactgacCGATCAGACTGATGGGCGcctgttaccatggagacgCCGCTGACAGACACTAAGAGCCCTGATAAACTGAagctgcaggtcagtcagaGTCTGGACTGTCACCGTCTCAGTCACTGTCTCAGTGAGGACATGAAGGaaacagcagaagcagagaggaaagaggcagACGGCCAGACAGAGGCCCAGAGACGAGAGCTCACCACTGGGCTGGCACGGGCAGAACTGGCCCTGGAGGAAGCTCGAGAGCTGGAGCCCAAAAATCCACTGTAGTCTGaaggctggggggggggggggaagaggaaaggaaagaggaaaggaaagaggaaaggaaagagtgGGGGGAagtgaaaaggaaagagaaaaggaaaggaaaggaaagaggaaaggacagagggaaggaaagggggaaagagaaacagctgtTGCTTCATCAGTTTATCAGGATGTAAATTAGAGCTcaaatgattaattgactaattgctTAGTTGTACAGCCAAATACTCTGAAGCTCGTTAGGCTGCAGACTCTATCTAACCACATGATCAATGAACTGACTGAAGCAATAATCAATAAAGAAGatgcttgttgttgtttgtgtagcCCTCATTCAGACAGATGTGACAGCACAGGTCCAGtgttttcaaacaaacaaacatccatCAATTTAATGATCTGCTCCTATTGATCTACTGACTATTGATCACAGAcaccaacaataacaacaggaagtgatgtcagagaCCGACCCTGTAGCCCAGAGAGCGTGGAGCTTCAGAAAACAGCACTGACGGCTACAGACGAGAAGAAACAACCAAAGCTCATtgaaaaaacactgtgttttacagCCAGTGACAAACAGTGTGCAGCACACGGTTCACAGCTGGTGCATTCTGGGtacggagtgtgtgtgtgtgt
This genomic interval carries:
- the lrrfip1b gene encoding leucine-rich repeat flightless-interacting protein 2 isoform X1; this translates as MGTQGPGRKRIPNREKLTAEDDALNQIAREAEARLVAKRAARAEAREIRMKELERQQKELFHSHKKYYGLDNKWGHIEQWMEDSERYSRHTRRHASVSDDEERMSVGSRGSLRVEERPDRDFLDKGSRTASTLSAATLASLGGASSRRGSCDTSFSVETEASIRDIKESLAEAEEKYRKAMVSNAQLHNEKLTLMYQVETLREELSDMEELLWETRRRCDDTTKEFERERQAHSVVQFQFKEMKETLRQTEELLTEVSDLRLKSSSFRQEVCDLQEALQWKEKKISKHGVVVSPEITTNGETGQGEAEDDVSEESGSRLARGASQGGRESMLELRLKKVFEDRESLQDQVRLLQSQLDQRQKNGTDGVQNPEEDGLENGMDSHLLDLQRDANRHISDLKFKLVKSEQEVTALEQNIIRLEGQVTRYKLASENAEKTEDELKVEKRKLQRELRSALDRIEELEASNSHLSKRLEKMKANRSTLLAQQ
- the lrrfip1b gene encoding leucine-rich repeat flightless-interacting protein 2 isoform X4, with amino-acid sequence MGTQGPGRKRIPNREKLTAEDDALNQIAREAEARLVAKRAARAEAREIRMKELERQQKEKYYGLDNKWGHIEQWMVSDDEERMSVGSRGSLRVEERPDRDFLDKGSRTASTLSAATLASLGGASSRRGSCDTSFSVETEASIRDIKESLAEAEEKYRKAMVSNAQLHNEKLTLMYQVETLREELSDMEELLWETRRRCDDTTKEFERERQAHSVVQFQFKEMKETLRQTEELLTEVSDLRLKSSSFRQEVCDLQEALQWKEKKISKHGVVVSPEITTNGETGQGEAEDDVSEESGSRLARGASQGGRESMLELRLKKVFEDRESLQDQVRLLQSQLDQRQKNGTDGVQNPEEDGLENGMDSHLLDLQRDANRHISDLKFKLVKSEQEVTALEQNIIRLEGQVTRYKLASENAEKTEDELKVEKRKLQRELRSALDRIEELEASNSHLSKRLEKMKANRSTLLAQQ
- the lrrfip1b gene encoding leucine-rich repeat flightless-interacting protein 2 isoform X3, translated to MGTQGPGRKRIPNREKLTAEDDALNQIAREAEARLVAKRAARAEAREIRMKELERQQKELFHSHKKYYGLDNKWGHIEQWMVSDDEERMSVGSRGSLRVEERPDRDFLDKGSRTASTLSAATLASLGGASSRRGSCDTSFSVETEASIRDIKESLAEAEEKYRKAMVSNAQLHNEKLTLMYQVETLREELSDMEELLWETRRRCDDTTKEFERERQAHSVVQFQFKEMKETLRQTEELLTEVSDLRLKSSSFRQEVCDLQEALQWKEKKISKHGVVVSPEITTNGETGQGEAEDDVSEESGSRLARGASQGGRESMLELRLKKVFEDRESLQDQVRLLQSQLDQRQKNGTDGVQNPEEDGLENGMDSHLLDLQRDANRHISDLKFKLVKSEQEVTALEQNIIRLEGQVTRYKLASENAEKTEDELKVEKRKLQRELRSALDRIEELEASNSHLSKRLEKMKANRSTLLAQQ
- the lrrfip1b gene encoding leucine-rich repeat flightless-interacting protein 2 isoform X7 encodes the protein MGTQGPGRKRIPNREKLTAEDDALNQIAREVSDDEERMSVGSRGSLRVEERPDRDFLDKGSRTASTLSAATLASLGGASSRRGSCDTSFSVETEASIRDIKESLAEAEEKYRKAMVSNAQLHNEKLTLMYQVETLREELSDMEELLWETRRRCDDTTKEFERERQAHSVVQFQFKEMKETLRQTEELLTEVSDLRLKSSSFRQEVCDLQEALQWKEKKISKHGVVVSPEITTNGETGQGEAEDDVSEESGSRLARGASQGGRESMLELRLKKVFEDRESLQDQVRLLQSQLDQRQKNGTDGVQNPEEDGLENGMDSHLLDLQRDANRHISDLKFKLVKSEQEVTALEQNIIRLEGQVTRYKLASENAEKTEDELKVEKRKLQRELRSALDRIEELEASNSHLSKRLEKMKANRSTLLAQQ
- the lrrfip1b gene encoding leucine-rich repeat flightless-interacting protein 2 isoform X2: MGTQGPGRKRIPNREKLTAEDDALNQIAREAEARLVAKRAARAEAREIRMKELERQQKEKYYGLDNKWGHIEQWMEDSERYSRHTRRHASVSDDEERMSVGSRGSLRVEERPDRDFLDKGSRTASTLSAATLASLGGASSRRGSCDTSFSVETEASIRDIKESLAEAEEKYRKAMVSNAQLHNEKLTLMYQVETLREELSDMEELLWETRRRCDDTTKEFERERQAHSVVQFQFKEMKETLRQTEELLTEVSDLRLKSSSFRQEVCDLQEALQWKEKKISKHGVVVSPEITTNGETGQGEAEDDVSEESGSRLARGASQGGRESMLELRLKKVFEDRESLQDQVRLLQSQLDQRQKNGTDGVQNPEEDGLENGMDSHLLDLQRDANRHISDLKFKLVKSEQEVTALEQNIIRLEGQVTRYKLASENAEKTEDELKVEKRKLQRELRSALDRIEELEASNSHLSKRLEKMKANRSTLLAQQ
- the lrrfip1b gene encoding leucine-rich repeat flightless-interacting protein 2 isoform X6, which produces MGTQGPGRKRIPNREKLTAEDDALNQIAREAEARLVAKRAARAEAREIRMKELERQQKEVSDDEERMSVGSRGSLRVEERPDRDFLDKGSRTASTLSAATLASLGGASSRRGSCDTSFSVETEASIRDIKESLAEAEEKYRKAMVSNAQLHNEKLTLMYQVETLREELSDMEELLWETRRRCDDTTKEFERERQAHSVVQFQFKEMKETLRQTEELLTEVSDLRLKSSSFRQEVCDLQEALQWKEKKISKHGVVVSPEITTNGETGQGEAEDDVSEESGSRLARGASQGGRESMLELRLKKVFEDRESLQDQVRLLQSQLDQRQKNGTDGVQNPEEDGLENGMDSHLLDLQRDANRHISDLKFKLVKSEQEVTALEQNIIRLEGQVTRYKLASENAEKTEDELKVEKRKLQRELRSALDRIEELEASNSHLSKRLEKMKANRSTLLAQQ
- the lrrfip1b gene encoding leucine-rich repeat flightless-interacting protein 2 isoform X5, producing MGTQGPGRKRIPNREKLTAEDDALNQIAREAEARLVAKRAARAEAREIRMKELERQQKELFHSHKKYYGLDNKWGHIEQWMEDSERYSRHTRRHASVSDDEERMSVGSRGSLRVEERPDRDFLDKGSRTASTLSAATLASLGGASSRRGSCDTSFSVETEASIRDIKESLAEAEEKYRKAMVSNAQLHNEKLTLMYQVETLREELSDMEELLWETRRRCDDTTKEFERERQAHSVVQFQFKEMKETLRQTEELLTKHGVVVSPEITTNGETGQGEAEDDVSEESGSRLARGASQGGRESMLELRLKKVFEDRESLQDQVRLLQSQLDQRQKNGTDGVQNPEEDGLENGMDSHLLDLQRDANRHISDLKFKLVKSEQEVTALEQNIIRLEGQVTRYKLASENAEKTEDELKVEKRKLQRELRSALDRIEELEASNSHLSKRLEKMKANRSTLLAQQ